From one Gracilinanus agilis isolate LMUSP501 chromosome 5, AgileGrace, whole genome shotgun sequence genomic stretch:
- the LOC123249967 gene encoding carbonic anhydrase 2-like, with the protein MSFIWGYNKDNGPDTWYKHFPIANGKKQSPIDIQIWNAKFDSSLKPLNFNYSASTARRIVNKGHCFEVEFDSSIDKSVLSGGPLTEKYRLTQLHFHWGRRDDEGSEHSIDDMKYASELHLVHWNTKYSTFSESIHQNDGLAIVAVFLKVGGVHPELEKIMDALGSIKKRNMSTVFTNFNPACLLPDIKDFWTYPGSLTIPPLLECVTWIVLREPVNVSKEQVCKFRCLYSTMEGEHPKKHIKENCRPRQPLQGRVIRRFLL; encoded by the coding sequence ATGTCTTTTATTTGGGGATATAACAAGGACAATGGACCAGATACCTGgtataaacattttccaattgcCAATGGAAAGAAGCAGTCTCCTATTGATATTCAGATCTGGAATGCCAAGTTTGACAGTTCCCTGAAGCCTCTGAATTTTAACTACAGTGCCTCAACAGCTAGGAGAATTGTCAACAAAGGTCACTGTTTCGAAGTAGAGTTCGATAGTTCTATTGACAAATCAGTACTAAGTGGAGGACCTCTAACTGAAAAATACAGGTTGACTCAATTACATTTTCACTGGGGTCGAAGGGATGATGAAGGCTCTGAGCACAGCATTGATGATATGAAATATGCATCTGAGCTTCACCTGGTTCATTGGAATACAAAATACAGTACATTTTCAGAATCAATTCACCAAAACGATGGATTGGCTATAGTGGCTGTTTTCTTGAAGGTGGGAGGTGTTCATCCTGAACTAGAGAAAATCATGGATGCCTTGggttccattaaaaaaagaaatatgtctaCTGTCTTTACAAACTTCAATCCAGCTTGTCTCCTTCCTGATATCAAGGACTTTTGGACTTACCCAGGCTCACTAACCATTCCTCCTCTTTTAGAATGTGTGACTTGGATTGTCTTAAGGGAACCTGTCAATGTCAGCAAAGAACAAGTATGTAAATTCCGATGTCTTTACTCCACTATGGAGGGAGAACATCCCAAGAAGCATATAAAGGAAAACTGTCGCCCACGTCAGCCTTTGCAAGGCAGGGTGATTAGAAGGTTCTTGTTATAA